A stretch of the Panicum virgatum strain AP13 chromosome 9N, P.virgatum_v5, whole genome shotgun sequence genome encodes the following:
- the LOC120691453 gene encoding cell division control protein 48 homolog D-like: MASQGASSSDPKDKKDYSTAILERKKSPNRLVVDEATSDDNSVVALHPDTMERLQLFRGDTVLLKGKKRKDTICIVLADDTCEEPKIRMNKVVRKNLRVRLGDVVSVHQCPDVKYGKRVHILPFDDTIEGITGNLFDAFLKPYFLEAYRPLRKGDLFLVRGGMRSVEFKVIETDPAEYCIVAPDTEIFCEGEPIKRDDEERLDEVGYDDVGGVRKQMAQIRELVELPLRHPQLFKSIGVKPPKGILLYGPPGSGKTLIARAVANETGAFFFLINGPEIMSKLAGESESNLRKAFEEAEKNAPSIIFIDELDSIAPKREKTHGEVERRIVSQLLTLMDGLKSRAHVIVMGATNRPNSIDPALRRFGRFDREIDIGVPDEVGRLEVLRIHTKNMKLAEDVDLEHIAKDTHGYVGADLAALCTEAALQCIREKMDIIDLEDETIDAEILNSMAVSNDHFKTALGTSNPSALRETVVEVPNVSWDDIGGLENVKRELQETVQYPVEHPEKFEKFGMSPSKGVLFYGPPGCGKTLLAKAIANECQANFISVKGPELLTMWFGESEANVREIFDKARQSAPCVLFFDELDSIATQRGSSVGDAGGAADRVLNQLLTEMDGMNAKKTVFIIGATNRPDIIDPALLRPGRLDQLIYIPLPDDQSRLQIFKACLRKSPVANDVDLNALAKYTQGFSGADITEICQRACKYAIRENIEMDIERERRRKDNPEAMEEDEVDEIAEIKAVHFEESMKYARRSVSDADIRKYQAFAQTLQQSRGFGTEFRFADQPAAAAGPAGAADPFASAADDDDLYS, translated from the exons ATGGCGAGCCAAGGCGCGTCTTCCTCCGATCC GAAGGATAAGAAGGACTATTCTACGGCGATCCTCGAGAGGAAGAAGTCGCCGAACCGACTGGTGGTCGACGAGGCCACCAGTGATGACAACTCCGTCGTCGCACTGCACCCGGACACCATGGAGCGCCTCCAGCTCTTCCGCGGCGACACTGTCCTGCTCAAG GGTAAGAAGAGGAAGGACACTATCTGCATCGTGCTTGCAGATGACACTTGCGAGGAGCCAAAAATCAGGATGAACAAGGTTGTCAGGAAGAACTTGAGGGTACGACTTGGTGATGTGGTTTCTGTCCATCAATGCCCAGATGTCAAGTATGGGAAGCGTGTACACAtacttccatttgatgacacgaTTGAAGGCATTACTGGCAACTTATTTGATGCCTTCCTGAAAC CATACTTCCTTGAAGCCTATCGTCCTTTGAGAAAAGGAGACCTTTTCCTTGTCAGGGGTGGTATGAGAAGTGTAGAATTCAAAGTTATAGAGACTGACCCTGCAGAGTATTGTATTGTTGCACCAGATACAGAGATATTCTGTGAAGGTGAGCCTATTAAGAGGGATGATGAGGAAAGACTCGATGAGGTTGGCTATGATGATGTTGGAGGAGTTAGGAAGCAAATGGCCCAAATCAGAGAACTGGTTGAACTTCCACTGCGTCATCCCCAGCTTTTCAAGTCCATTGGTGTGAAGCCACCAAAGGGCATATTGCTGTATGGGCCTCCTGGTTCTGGCAAGACCCTTATTGCTAGAGCTGTAGCAAATGAGACAGGTGCTTTCTTCTTTCTGATCAATGGACCGGAAATCATGTCTAAGCTAGCAGGAGAAAGCGAGAGCAATCTCAGAAAGGCTTTTGAAGAAGCTGAGAAGAATGCACCTTCCATCATTTTCATTGATGAGTTAGATTCCATAGCACCTAAGAGAGAGAAGACCCATGGAGAAGTTGAGAGGCGTATTGTTTCACAACTTTTGACTCTCATGGACGGCCTCAAGTCTCGCGCGCATGTCATTGTTATGGGGGCCACAAACCGTCCGAACAGTATCGATCCTGCTCTTAGAAGGTTTGGTAGGTTTGACCGTGAGATTGATATTGGTGTTCCGGATGAAGTTGGGCGCCTTGAGGTTCTTCGGATTCACACCAAAAACATGAAGCTTGCTGAAGAT GTTGACCTGGAGCACATTGCCAAGGATACCCATGGTTACGTTGGTGCTGATCTTGCTGCCCTTTGTACTGAGGCTGCTCTTCAGTGCATTCGTGAGAAGATGGATATTATAGATCTTGAGGATGAAACAATAGATGCCGAGATACTCAACTCTATGGCTGTCTCAAATGATCATTTCAAGACTGCACTTGGGACAAGCAACCCGTCTGCTCTGCGTGAAACT GTTGTTGAAGTTCCAAATGTCTCTTGGGATGATATTGGTGGCCTGGAGAACGTCAAGAGGGAGCTTCAGGAG ACTGTTCAATATCCAGTGGAGCATCCAGAGAAATTCGAGAAGTTTGGAATGTCTCCTTCAAAGGGTGTTCTATTTTACGGCCCTCCTGGCTGTGGAAAGACTCTGTTGGCCAAGGCAATTGCTAATGAATGCCAGGCTAACTTCATCAGTGTGAAGGGACCTGAGCTGCTTACCATGTGGTTTGGTGAGAGTGAGGCCAATGTCCGTGAGATTTTTGACAAGGCTAGGCAGTCCGCCCCATGTGTTCTCTTCTTTGATGAGCTTGACTCCATTGCTACTCAG AGGGGAAGCAGCGTTGGTGATGCTGGAGGTGCTGCTGACAGAGTGTTGAACCAGCTGTTGACTGAGATGGATGGCATGAATGCCAAGAAGACTGTTTTCATCATTGGTGCCACCAACAGGCCAGACATCATTGACCCTGCTTTGCTCAGGCCAGGGCGTCTTGATCAGCTTATCTACATCCCCCTGCCCGATGACCAATCAAGGCTCCAGATCTTCAAAGCCTGCCTCAGGAAGTCGCCTGTGGCTAATGATGTTGACTTGAACGCTCTTGCCAAGTACACCCAAGGATTCAGCGGTGCAGATATCACTGAGATCTGCCAGCGTGCGTGCAAGTATGCCATCAGGGAGAACATTGAGATG GACATCGAGAGGGAGAGGCGTAGGAAGGACAACCCTGAGGCCATGGAGGAAGACGAGGTGGACGAAATTGCTGAGATCAAGGCTGTTCACTTCGAGGAGTCGATGAAGTATGCGCGCCGGAGCGTGAGCGACGCTGACATCCGCAAGTACCAAGCCTTCGCCCAGACGCTCCAGCAGTCTCGCGGGTTCGGCACCGAGTTCCGGTTCGCTGACcaaccggcggcagcggcaggccCTGCTGGTGCGGCCGACCCCTTCGCATCCGCGGCGGACGATGATGACTTATACAGTTAA